One window of the Lepeophtheirus salmonis chromosome 7, UVic_Lsal_1.4, whole genome shotgun sequence genome contains the following:
- the r-l gene encoding uridine 5'-monophosphate synthase isoform X2: protein MERKDCRREINIKLLPNSSNVDVLCGVPYTALPISTIMGIDQKLPILIRRKEAKSYGTKKIIEGNFTPGQNCLIVEDVVTSGTSVLETAKILRDHGLIVKDAVVVLNRNQGGEAALRDNDIQLHSLCHIPTLLQILYEAKKISPEIKKQVEDFVSDNQVYPPPIQVNDPFKMTYEDRFANSTNATLKNLCRIMVCKKSNLCIAADLDDSNELEKLIHAVGPHIICLKTHLDFFTNDQDQRKFIESLKHLSKKYDFLIFEDRKYADIGATVSKQYSKVVDFADIVTCHGLPGPGVITGLKSVAKDFSSALIVAQMSSDGNLASLDYAQQCAQMAEQNLDFVIGLVAQSRISQNAGLSQWTPGVNISAKTDGLAQKYVSPEDAILERKADVIIVGRGITGSNNYAEAAITYKDIGWKTYEQRISQEK, encoded by the exons ATGGAGAGGAAGGATTGTAGACGGGAAATTAATATAAAG CTGTTACCTAATAGTTCCAATGTGGACGTTCTATGTGGCGTTCCCTACACAGCATTGCCGATTTCAACTATTATGGGAATAGACCAAAAACTTCCTATACTAATCCGACGAAAAGAAGCTAAGTCATACGGgacaaagaaaattattgagGGGAATTTTACTCCGGGACAAAACTGTTTAATCGTCGAA GATGTAGTAACGAGTGGAACTAGCGTTTTGGAAACTGCAAAGATCTTAAGGGATCATGGTCTTATAGTGAAGGATGCAGTGGTTGTTCTCAATAGAAACCAAGGAGGTGAAGCGGCCCTCAGAGACAATGATATTCAACTTCATTCTCTTTGTCACATACCCAcacttttacaaattttatatgagGCAAAAAAAATTTCGCCCGAAATAAAGAAGCAAGTAGAGGACTTTGTTTCTGATAATCAAGTTTACCCTCCTCCCATTCAAGTAAATGATCCTTTTAAAATGACTTACGAGGATAGATTTGCAAACTCAACGAACGCAACTTTAAAGAATCTATGCCGTATAATGGTATGCAAAAAAAGTAACTTGTGCATTGCAGCTGATTTAGATGATAGTAACGAGCTAGAAAAGTTGATACACGCTGTGGGCCCTCACATCATTTGCCTCAAAACTCATTTGGATTTTTTCACCAATGACCAAGATCAAAGGAAATTTATTGAAAGCCTAAAACATCTATCCAAAAAGTATGACTTTTTGATATTCGAAGATCGAAAGTATGCAGACATTGGTGCTACTGTTTCAAAGCAATATAGCAAAGTGGTAGATTTTGCTGATATTGTTACATGTCATGGCCTTCCTGGACCTGGAGTAATTACTGGCTTAAAGAGTGTTGCAAAAGATTTTTCATCTGCTCTTATTGTAGCTCAAATGAGCTCTGATGGAAATTTAGCATCCCTTGATTATGCTCAGCAATGCGCTCAAATGGCCGAGCAAAACCTTGATTTTGTAATAGGTCTTGTAGCTCAATCACGCATCAGTCAGAACGCTGGATTAAGTCAATGGACTCCTGGAGTCAACATTTCTGCAAAAACTGATGGGCTTGCTCAAAAATATGTCTCTCCTGAAGACGCAATACTAGAACGAAAAGCTGATGTGATTATTGTTGGACGTGGAATAACTGGAAGTAATAATTATGCGGAAGCTGCTATTACATACAAAGATATTGGATGGAAGACATATGAACAACGAATCAGCCAAGAAAAGTAG
- the r-l gene encoding uncharacterized protein r-l isoform X1: MSSEMELFVKKLVDIEAIRFGEYVLKSGIKSPIYFDLRVIISYPELLRDASDLLWKLLPNSSNVDVLCGVPYTALPISTIMGIDQKLPILIRRKEAKSYGTKKIIEGNFTPGQNCLIVEDVVTSGTSVLETAKILRDHGLIVKDAVVVLNRNQGGEAALRDNDIQLHSLCHIPTLLQILYEAKKISPEIKKQVEDFVSDNQVYPPPIQVNDPFKMTYEDRFANSTNATLKNLCRIMVCKKSNLCIAADLDDSNELEKLIHAVGPHIICLKTHLDFFTNDQDQRKFIESLKHLSKKYDFLIFEDRKYADIGATVSKQYSKVVDFADIVTCHGLPGPGVITGLKSVAKDFSSALIVAQMSSDGNLASLDYAQQCAQMAEQNLDFVIGLVAQSRISQNAGLSQWTPGVNISAKTDGLAQKYVSPEDAILERKADVIIVGRGITGSNNYAEAAITYKDIGWKTYEQRISQEK, from the exons ATGTCTTCTGAAATGGAATTATTTGTGAAGAAATTGGTGGATATCGAAGCAATCCGTTTTGGggaatatgttttaaaaagcGGCATTAAGTCGCCTATTTACTTCGATCTCAGAGTCATCATTTCATATCCAGAGCTACTAAGAGATGCTTCTGATTTACTTTGGAAA CTGTTACCTAATAGTTCCAATGTGGACGTTCTATGTGGCGTTCCCTACACAGCATTGCCGATTTCAACTATTATGGGAATAGACCAAAAACTTCCTATACTAATCCGACGAAAAGAAGCTAAGTCATACGGgacaaagaaaattattgagGGGAATTTTACTCCGGGACAAAACTGTTTAATCGTCGAA GATGTAGTAACGAGTGGAACTAGCGTTTTGGAAACTGCAAAGATCTTAAGGGATCATGGTCTTATAGTGAAGGATGCAGTGGTTGTTCTCAATAGAAACCAAGGAGGTGAAGCGGCCCTCAGAGACAATGATATTCAACTTCATTCTCTTTGTCACATACCCAcacttttacaaattttatatgagGCAAAAAAAATTTCGCCCGAAATAAAGAAGCAAGTAGAGGACTTTGTTTCTGATAATCAAGTTTACCCTCCTCCCATTCAAGTAAATGATCCTTTTAAAATGACTTACGAGGATAGATTTGCAAACTCAACGAACGCAACTTTAAAGAATCTATGCCGTATAATGGTATGCAAAAAAAGTAACTTGTGCATTGCAGCTGATTTAGATGATAGTAACGAGCTAGAAAAGTTGATACACGCTGTGGGCCCTCACATCATTTGCCTCAAAACTCATTTGGATTTTTTCACCAATGACCAAGATCAAAGGAAATTTATTGAAAGCCTAAAACATCTATCCAAAAAGTATGACTTTTTGATATTCGAAGATCGAAAGTATGCAGACATTGGTGCTACTGTTTCAAAGCAATATAGCAAAGTGGTAGATTTTGCTGATATTGTTACATGTCATGGCCTTCCTGGACCTGGAGTAATTACTGGCTTAAAGAGTGTTGCAAAAGATTTTTCATCTGCTCTTATTGTAGCTCAAATGAGCTCTGATGGAAATTTAGCATCCCTTGATTATGCTCAGCAATGCGCTCAAATGGCCGAGCAAAACCTTGATTTTGTAATAGGTCTTGTAGCTCAATCACGCATCAGTCAGAACGCTGGATTAAGTCAATGGACTCCTGGAGTCAACATTTCTGCAAAAACTGATGGGCTTGCTCAAAAATATGTCTCTCCTGAAGACGCAATACTAGAACGAAAAGCTGATGTGATTATTGTTGGACGTGGAATAACTGGAAGTAATAATTATGCGGAAGCTGCTATTACATACAAAGATATTGGATGGAAGACATATGAACAACGAATCAGCCAAGAAAAGTAG